The genomic interval CAAAATGTTTAGTATTTGCCTCGTTTACAGGAGAAAGATGTTCCTGGCATTCCTTTGTTGCCCACCGACAAAATGGGTAAAATTCGCAGCCATTTTTGCTATTTTTCTCACGAATCTGCGTCATCTGTCCAAAAATTCCCTCCTTGAGTAGCATAGTATAGGGATGTAAGGGATGTTTAAACAATTCCTCTGTAGGAGCTTCTTCTATAATTCTTCCTCTATACATTACATATATTCTATCCGTAATAAACTTAGCCAAGGTCAAATCATGGGTAATAAATAAATAACTCAACGGAAATTTCATCTTTAAATCTATCAACAGATTGAGAGCAATCGCCTGAGTGGAGGTATCCAGAGCCGATGTAGCTTCATCAAATATTACAAGCTCAGGTGAACTTATCAATGCCCTTGCAATAGCCACCCGCTGCATTTCTCCGCCGCTTAAGCTGCTCTTCTTTCTCATAAGCACATGCCTTGGAAGATGTACAATTTCTATCACCTGTTCGATCTTTTCCTCTATATACGAATGAGATAACCCTTTTATCCTCAATGGCTCCGCTATTATCTTCTTTATACTCATTCTCGGATCTAAAGAAGCAGAAAAATTCTGAAATACTATTTGCATTCCCTTTCTCAAAATATAAATATTATCCTTATCTATCAGTTTATCTTTAAAATAGATTTGCCCTCCATCATACTCTTCTAAAAAAGATAAACAATGAACAAGTGTTGTTTTTCCGGCTCCCGATTCCCCAACTATAGAAACATTTTCTCCGTCTTCCACATATATGTCTACATCTTTTACAACCGAAAATCTCTTTTTGTAAGCAAAGAAAGACTTT from Deltaproteobacteria bacterium carries:
- a CDS encoding ABC transporter ATP-binding protein — protein: MILEARGIRKSFFAYKKRFSVVKDVDIYVEDGENVSIVGESGAGKTTLVHCLSFLEEYDGGQIYFKDKLIDKDNIYILRKGMQIVFQNFSASLDPRMSIKKIIAEPLRIKGLSHSYIEEKIEQVIEIVHLPRHVLMRKKSSLSGGEMQRVAIARALISSPELVIFDEATSALDTSTQAIALNLLIDLKMKFPLSYLFITHDLTLAKFITDRIYVMYRGRIIEEAPTEELFKHPLHPYTMLLKEGIFGQMTQIREKNSKNGCEFYPFCRWATKECQEHLSPVNEANTKHFVRCFLYN